In the genome of Desulfobulbaceae bacterium DB1, the window GCCGGAACCGGCCTGGCGGTTGATGAAGGTGACGTCGTCCCGGAGCAGATCATGGACATCCTTGATTTTTTTCGGGTTTCCCGGCCGCACCATGAAACCCTGGCGGCGGTAAACCAAGGTGATCAGCGTTATTTCCTGATCGGCCAGATAGCGTTTGATGGAGGAGCGGTTATAATCACCGCTTTCCGGATCGAGCAGGTGGCTGCCGGCAATATGGGTCATGCCTTCCCGGATGGCCATGATGCCGCCCAGGCTGCCGACGTGGGTGGAGCAAAGGGGAAAGGAAGGATGACTTTTTTTGAGGAAATCGTGAATCAGATCCAGGGTGAGATCGTGGCTGCCGGTGCAGAGAATGGTCTTTTCAATCTGGCGCTGGGGGCGCAGCAGCTCCACCTGCACCGGGCTGTTCTTGCTTAGACCCTCGCTTTCCTGGGGGATGCGCAGCATGGAGTTGGCCCGGGTCAGGGTGGTGATGGCGCCTGCCCCTTTTTTGAGCGGCACCGTGACAAAATGATCATCGATCCGGCCGGTAATCATCCGGCGGAATTCCTCCATGCCGGCCCGTGACGGCATGTTTTTGGCCAGTCGGGCGGCGAGGCGTCGGGGCGCTTCATGTTCCTCGCCCTGCATGGCGGCAAGCAGCGGCAGGACGAACTGTTCAAAGGAGATAATGGCGGAGACCGGGTAGCCGGGATTGCCCACCACCGGTTTGCCGTTGACGGCGCCGAGGATGGTCGGCTTGCCCGGCATGATGGTGACGCCGTGCACCAGCACCTCGCCCAGTTCCTCGATGATCCGTACCGTATAATCGGCGCTGCCGGCGGATGAACCCGCATTGATCACCACCAGGTCGGTGGCGGAATCCACCGCCTGCCGCAGATGCCTTATGATATTGTCATAATCGTCAACCACCAGCGGGGTAACCGTCACCCGCGCCCCGGTCTGGCGGGCCATGGCGGCCAGCACGGCACTGTTTGATTCAACCGTTTTGCCGGTCGGGATCTCCTGTTCATTATTCTCCAGGTCGATCAGTTCCGTGCCGGTGGGGATGATGGTGACATGGGGGTGTTTACGTACCGTGACCCTGGCGCAGCCCGCGGTCAGCAGGGCGCCGATGTCGGCCGGGGCGATGCGGTGGTTGGTGGGAAAGAGCAGTTCGGTGGCGACAATGTCTTCCCCTGCCTTGCGCACGTTCTGCCAGGGATAAACCGGTGCCCGGATGACGCCCTGGCTCCGATCGTCGCTCAACAGCACATTTTCGATCATGATCACCGCGTCCTTGCCCGGCGGCAGGGGATGGCCGGTATTGATCGGCAGCGCCTGGCCGCCGGCAATATCCAGGCTGACCGGCGAATCGTCCGAAGCGCCGAAGGTGTCAAGGGCATGCACGGCAAGTCCGTCCATGGCGGCGCCGTGAAAGGAAGGCGAGGAAAAACGGGCGGACACAGGGCACGAGGTGACGCGACCGGCGGCCTGCCGGCTGTCGATTTCCTCTTCGCCTGTTGACAGGGAAATGAATTTTTCGAGGAAAATCTCCCTGGCCTCTTCCAGCGTCTTCATTTTCAAGTAGATTTTTCGTTTCATGGGAATAAAAGCACCTCCGCCTGTTCTCCCTTGTCAAGACCCTCGCAATCGCGTTCGATTTTCAGCATGCCGTCAGCAAGCACCAATGGTTTCAGCAGCCCTGATTTGCCGTAGACCGGAGAGGCCACGGGGAAAAGCGAGTGGGGCTGGTATTCGAGCCGGACCCGTACATACTCCTCCCGGCCGATGGAAGAGGGAATCTGTTCGCCGGTGATGGCGGACAAGCGCTGCAGCATGGTTTTTTCCGCGCCGCACATGCGCAGCAGCAGCGGTCGGACAAAAAGATAAAAAACCACCATGGCCGAGGCCACGTGTCCCGGCAGGCCGAAAAGGGCGCAGTTGCCGCGCCGGGCGAAAATGGTGGGTTTGCCCGGCCGGATGGAAACCCCGTGGGCCAACAGTTCGGTTCCGTCAAGCTCCTGTAGGACCTCCAGGGTGAAATCCCGTTTCCCCACCGAACTGCCGCCGGACAGAAGCAGCATGTCAACCGGTCTGTTCATGGCTTCCCGGCATGCCTGCAGCATGGCGTTGAAATCGTCGCCGATGATGCCGAGCGGCAGGGGGATGCCGCCTGCCTCAAGGACCAGACCGGTAAGGGTTGTGGTGTTAATGTCCCTGATCTGGCCCGGAGCCGGGGTGTGATGGGGCGCCACCAGCTCATCGCCGGTGCTGATGATGCCCACCACGGGTTTTTGGGTCACGGAAATATCGGTGATGCCGAGTCCCGCCAGCACCCCCAAATCCTGGGGCCGCAGACAACGTCCCCGGTTCAGCACCGGGGCATTCCGCTTGAAATCATCGCCGGTCTGGATGACGTTTTCCCCTGGGGCCACGGCCCGGAATATCTCGATGGTGCGGTCGTCGATGGGGTTGGTGTATTCGAGCATCACCACCGCATCCGCTTTTTCCGCAAGCTCGCCGCCGGTCCAGATACGGGCTGTCTCGCCCGGTTTGAGGCAGATGGCGCGTCCGCTTGTGCCCATGCTGATCTCGCCGTTCACGGAGAGCAGGGCGGGTTCCGATTCGCTGCAGCCGAAGGTGTCCCGCGCCCGCACCGCAAAGCCGTCCATGGTGGAGCGGGAAAAAGGGGGGAGGGATTCCGGGGCCAGGACGTCCTCGGCCAGCACCCGGCCAAGTCCTTTGACAAGGGGGATCCGTTCCCCTGCCAGCGGCGTGAAACCGGAAAACAGGTCGGTGAACTGTTGCGAGCTGATGAGATTAAAGAATCCTTTCATCTTTGCGGGCAGTTGTCGCCGTCGGAATCGTTCAGCTTGATGCGGATTTCTATTTCCCGCGCGTTTTCGGTCAACTTGAGTGATTTGACAAAACCTGCCACCGTGCCGGCCAGGGATCTCTGGACAAAATTTTTCAGGGGGATTCTGCTGCCGTTGACCAGCAGGGACACCTCTTCGGCGCCGTTACGGCCGTTTCGCAGGAAACGTTTTTCAATGAAAGCGGCGATCTCCCGGCTTTGATGGGGACGAAAGACGGAGTCCCCGGCAATGTCCTGATCAGTGACCACGGCAATGACGCCGGTCACCGTGTCCCGCAGCAGCTGGTCATGGTTGCGGGCAACCTCGATCTTGGCGACACGGTCGGCCTGCTTGAACCCTTCGCCGATGACGATGTCGGCATCGGCGAAGTAGCGGTGGGCCAGGGTGGTCAGCGCAAGATTGCTGTTTGCGGTCATCAGAACCATCTGGTCCGGGGCGACAAAGAGAACGGAGTCGGCGCCGGCCTGGCGGTGTTTGCCGGTGTCGGTGCCGGGCGCGTCAAAACTGACGCCCGTTTCCTTGCTCGATTTGATGACGGCAACCCGGTAGCCGGCTTCTTTCAGGTGGCTGATCACCTGGGTGGCAAGGGTGGTCTTGCCGCTGTCGTGCCAGCCGATAAAGGTGACGATCTTGGGCATGGGAAAAACTCTTTTGCAAAAAAGAGCGGGTTCCTTTGGCAAGAAAACCCGCTGGGTATTAAATAGGTTAGTTTGGTTGCCGGTCAGCATAAAACAGCTCACCGTCAACCGTCAACCGGAAACTTTGACATCGAGTGGATCCCTTCCGCTTCGGAAGGGCCGGACAGTCGTTTGCTAGGTGATCTTCTTCAGGCCGATGGGGTTCGGCGCTCTGCGCGTGTACCCCTTTTCCTGGGCCACGATGTCCAGCGGCAGGCTGGCCAGATCGGCCAGATCAGCGGTCATCTCCTCCAGTACCCGGCCTTCCGCGACCTTGATATAGGTGTGACAGTCATCGCAGGTACTTATCCGAAATCCCGCTTCGCCGCCTTCAGGCACCAGGGTGCCGAGCTTTGTCGTATTTTCGTTTCCGCAATTCGGGCAGCCGATGAATCGATAGGGACCGGTGGTGCCGCACCAGGAGCAGTGCAGATGGCGGCGGGGTCCTTCCACGATGGAGGCCAGTGCCGGGCGTGCCGAACAAAGTGGACAGCGTCCTCCCTCCCATTCCCGGCCGTCAAGCAGGCAGACCTGGCGCAGGGCAAGAAAAAAGGGCCTGCTCAGCAGAAAAAAAAGAGAGGCCTGTTCCTCCTCGGCGTACGGGAGGGCAAGGGCCGGCATCTCGTCCAGGGGGAGGCGCATGAAGTCAATTTCGTTTCCTGTGAGGGCCTTGGCCAGCGGCGCAAGCTCTTCGTCGGACAGGCCGAAAACGGAGGTGAATGCCCGGAGAAGCGGCACAACGCTGTCCGACGGGTATGCCCTGGAGTCGTCGTTCGGCGTTGATCCTCTTTTCGGCAGCAGGGAGACGGCCTTGCCGTGAAAGTGTTGCCATTTGGCATAAAATTCCAGGGGATCCTTAAGGTGCGGCCGCTGTTCGATGTGGGGTTGGATATTGATGGACATGATCCTCCTTACGGTATCTTGGGATAGGTGAAGGGTAACGGCGCGCCGGTCAACCCTTCTTCCATGAAAATTTTGAGCTGTCGCATTTCCGCCGAGGTGAGCCGCAGGGGCGTGAGCACAATATTGCCTTTGCCGCCGCCGTCGTTAAAAAAATGTATGACCTCGTCCAGGGTGGCGAAGACGCCGTTGTGCATGTAGGGACCGGTCTTGGCGATCTCCCGGAGGGTGGGGGTCCTGAACGCCTTCCAGTCCTTTTGTTCCTTGGTGATCAGATACCTGCCCGGATCCTCGGCCAGGGTCCGGTACTCCTCGAAGTGATAGACCTTGGCGACAAAGCGGCGCGTCGCCGCGATGCGCGGGTCGGTCAGGTGTTCGGGATTTTCGGGGACATGGAGGGCGTGGAAACGGTTGTCGGCGAGATTGACACCGAAGTGGCATTCAGCGCACTTCCCCTTGCCGACAAACAGTTCATACCCGTGCCGCGCCTCCTCGGTGAGGGCGTTGCCGTCACCGGCCAGAAAGCGGTCCAGCGGGGCGTCGCGGGAAACAATGGTCCGCTCAAAGGCGGCGATGGCCATGGCGATGCGCTCACGGGTCACGTCGGCGTCACCGAAGACGCGGGTGAACTCCGCGACGTATTCCGGCACGGAGCGGATCTCTTCCTCCATGAAATCCAGATTCTGATTCATCTCAAAGGCCGACATCATCGGGAAAAGCGCCTGATCCTCAAGGGACGAAGAACGGCCGTCATGGAACAGGTACTGCTGGAAGGCGACGTTGAACAAAGTGGGCGAGTTGCGCCAGTTACGGGTGGTGGGATAGTTGAGCGATATTTCGAGGCCGTCGCTGTACCCTTGCTCCGGATCATGACAGGTTCCACAATTCGTGGTCCCGTCGCCGGACAGCCGCCGGTCGAAAAAAAGCTTTTTGCCCAGTTCAACCTTTGCCGGCGTCTGTGGGTTCAGCGCCGGAATCGGGATGTTTTTGAACGGCTCCAGGTGGCCGGCCAGTCCGGACAACGGCAGGCAGAGCACCCCGAGGAGAATCCACACAATTTTTTTCATTCGCCTACCTTCCGGCCTGGGCCAGTTCCTCATCGATGATCTTCTTGAAATAGCTGAAGGGACGTTCGCCGATAACTTGCCGACCGTTGATATAAAAGGTTGGCGTGTTGTAAAGGTCCATTGACTCGGCAAGCTTCAGATCGCGATCGATCGCCGTCGCATGCGCGCCGCTGTCGATGGATTCGGTGAATTTTTTCACGTCAAGCCCCAGCTCCCCGGCATAGGCGATCAGGCTGCCTCGGTCGAGTTTCGGCGAACGGGCGATGAGGAGGTCGTGCATTTCCCAGTATTTGCCCTGATCCCGTGCCGCCAGTGACGCCTCGGCGGAGATCCGGGCAAAATCACGGTATTTGTAGGGATAATTCTTGATCACCAGCCGGATCTTGCCGGGGTAAGCCCGCAGTATCTGTTTGACGGTCGGACCGGCCGCCACGCAGTGCGGTCACTGGAAATCAATGAACTCGATGATGGTTACCGGCGCGTCCGCCGGCCCCATGGTCGGAGAGTCGCCGACAGCGACTTCGATCCTCTTGTCCCCGGCCTGGGCCAAGGAGAAGAGAAAGAGAAAGACAACGGCAAACAGGCTTGATTTTATCATATGGACCCTAAGAGGGGAGTTCTCCTCCCCTCTTTCCTTGACTCTGATTGAGTTGACGCCGCCTTACATCTTGCCGATCGCCTTCATCCACTTGGGATATCTTTTTTTGGCGACCTCCAGCGGGACCATGCCGTTTACCATGATCTGGAAGGTCCCTGGGTTTGCCAGGGTGCCGAGATAGATATGGACCGGCACGGCGATAATGAAGATGCAGAACGCCACGTTGTGAACCAGGTGGGCAAAAAGTATC includes:
- a CDS encoding molybdopterin biosynthesis protein, coding for MKRKIYLKMKTLEEAREIFLEKFISLSTGEEEIDSRQAAGRVTSCPVSARFSSPSFHGAAMDGLAVHALDTFGASDDSPVSLDIAGGQALPINTGHPLPPGKDAVIMIENVLLSDDRSQGVIRAPVYPWQNVRKAGEDIVATELLFPTNHRIAPADIGALLTAGCARVTVRKHPHVTIIPTGTELIDLENNEQEIPTGKTVESNSAVLAAMARQTGARVTVTPLVVDDYDNIIRHLRQAVDSATDLVVINAGSSAGSADYTVRIIEELGEVLVHGVTIMPGKPTILGAVNGKPVVGNPGYPVSAIISFEQFVLPLLAAMQGEEHEAPRRLAARLAKNMPSRAGMEEFRRMITGRIDDHFVTVPLKKGAGAITTLTRANSMLRIPQESEGLSKNSPVQVELLRPQRQIEKTILCTGSHDLTLDLIHDFLKKSHPSFPLCSTHVGSLGGIMAIREGMTHIAGSHLLDPESGDYNRSSIKRYLADQEITLITLVYRRQGFMVRPGNPKKIKDVHDLLRDDVTFINRQAGSGTRVLLDYELAKAGLKADAITGYDNEEYTHMAVAVSVLSGKADAGLGILAAARALKLDFVPVTEERYDLIIPSRFLELPMIRHLLHIINQDDFKKTVEAMGGYSTRETGHFLRI
- a CDS encoding molybdopterin-guanine dinucleotide biosynthesis protein B, which codes for MPKIVTFIGWHDSGKTTLATQVISHLKEAGYRVAVIKSSKETGVSFDAPGTDTGKHRQAGADSVLFVAPDQMVLMTANSNLALTTLAHRYFADADIVIGEGFKQADRVAKIEVARNHDQLLRDTVTGVIAVVTDQDIAGDSVFRPHQSREIAAFIEKRFLRNGRNGAEEVSLLVNGSRIPLKNFVQRSLAGTVAGFVKSLKLTENAREIEIRIKLNDSDGDNCPQR